Proteins encoded by one window of Lates calcarifer isolate ASB-BC8 linkage group LG5, TLL_Latcal_v3, whole genome shotgun sequence:
- the pkd2 gene encoding LOW QUALITY PROTEIN: polycystin-2 (The sequence of the model RefSeq protein was modified relative to this genomic sequence to represent the inferred CDS: deleted 2 bases in 1 codon): MSSSRVRPQQVPQTGRLPHRLDSTEGIEMENIQHQDLGLGGVAGTPSPPSRQAWSRDNPGFEPEDEIMEADWPPASPGRRSVSTASSSSCSSGLGSYTGPGSSTHIPRGGLYPTPTLDQQQQERPEQPGCLKQILHRLRVLWGTELMEDSDSSRERYLRNVLREMITYITFLITICILTYGMVSANMYYYTRVMSQLFLDSPLSAEDSSTFRHLSTMEDFWKFTEGPFLSGMYWEVWYNNKSLPENQSLIYYENLLLGVPRLRQVRVRNESCSVHEDLRDEVQDCYDMYTPANEDTAPFGPRNGTAWVYTTESEMNSSSFWGQVSKYGGGGYYQDLSRTREESAIQLQVLKDHLWLDRGTRAVFLDFSVYNGNINLFCIARLLVEFPATGGVVTSWQFQTVRLVRYVSSWDCFVGMCEVAFCLFVLYYVVEEVLEIRIHRLHYFKSLWNCLDVLILVLCVVAIIMNITRTAMVGNLLKGLLENHTAHPSFEPLSDLQVQFNNVAAVIVFFSWVKLFKFINFNKTMSQLSSTMSRCAKDLVGFTIMFFIIFLAYAQLAYLVFGTQVNDFSTFQASIFTQFRIILGDFEFSEIEEATRCFGPIYFTTFVFFIFFILMNMFLAIINDTYSEVKADMSQQRSDMEMTDLIKKGCNKALMKLRLKKTAVDDISDSLRQAGGKLNFDELRQDLKGKGHTDAEIQAIFAKYDQDGDQELTEHEHQQMRDDLEKEREDLDLERNSLTRPSSGRSFPRTQDDSEEDDDEDSGHSSRRRGSSSGGVSYEEFQVLVRRVDRMEHSIGSIVSKIDAVIVKLEAMERVKLKRRDVVGRLLDGVMEDERLGRDTDVHREQMERLVREEMERWESDDMVSQVSHPQPPTPVGPRPRPPSSLSADGLDAGTNGSGHV; this comes from the exons ATGAGTTCATCCAGAGTCAGACCTCAGCAGGTCCCTCAGACCGGCAGGCTCCCCCACAGACTGGACTCCACCGAGGGCATCGAGATGGAGAACATCCAGCACCAGGACCTGGGTCTCGGAGGAGTCGCGGGGACCCCGTCCCCCCCGTCAAGACAGGCCTGGAGCCGGGACAACCCGGGGTTCGAGCCCGAAGACGAGATCATGGAAGCCGACTGGCCTCCGGCGAGTCCCGGGAGGAGGTCTGTGTCCAcggcctccagcagcagctgcagcagcggCCTGGGCAGCTACACCGGCCCGGGCAGCAGCACCCACATCCCCCGAGGAGGACTGTACCCGACCCCGACCCtggaccagcagcagcaggagagaccGGAGCAGCCGGGCTGTCTGAAGCAGATCCTGCACAGGCTCAGAG TGCTGTGGGGCACAGAGCTGATGgaggacagtgacagcagcagagagagatatCTGAGGAACGTCCTGAGAGAGATGATCACATACATCACCTTCCTCATCACCATCTGTATCT TGACGTATGGGATGGTGAGTGCCAACATGTATTACTATACCAGAGTCATGTCTCAGCTCTTCCTggactctcctctgtctgctgaggACTCCTCCACCTTCAGACACCTCTCCACCATGGAGGATTTCTGGAAG TTCACAGAGGGGCCGTTCCTCAGTGGGATGTACTGGGAGGTTTGGTACAATAACAAGAGTCTGCCGGAGAACCAGAGTCTCATCTACTACGAGAACCTGCTCCTCGGGGTGCCACGTCTCCGACAGGTCAGAGTCCGCAATGAGTCCTGCTCCGTTCACGAAGACCTTAGAGATGAGGTCCAGGACTGCTACGACATGTACACCCCGGCAAACGAGGACACTGCCCCCTTCGGGCCCAGGAATGGGACCGC GTGGGTCTACACCACAGAGAGTGagatgaacagcagcagtttctGGGGTCAGGTCTCTAAgtatggaggaggaggatactACCAGGACCTGTCCCGAACCAGAGAGGAGTCAGCGATCCAGCTGCAGGTTCTCAAAGACCACCTGTGGCTAGACAGGGGCACCAGGGCCGTCTTCCTGGACTTCTCTGTCTACAATGGAAACATCAACCTGTTCTGCATCGCCAG GTTGTTGGTGGAGTTCCCTGCCACGGGCGGGGTCGTGACCTCCTGGCAGTTCCAGACCGTTCGTCTGGTGCGATACGTGTCGAGCTGGGACTGCTTCGTCGGCATGTGTGAGGTGGCATTCTGCCTGTTCGTCCTGTACTACGTGGTGGAGGAGGTTCTGGAGATCCGGATCCACCGTCTGCATTACTTCAAGAGCCTGTGGAACTGCCTGGATGTTCTCATCCTGGTG ctgtgtgttgttgcgATCATCATGAACATAACCAGAACAGCCATGGTTGGAAATCTCCTTAAAGGCCTGTTGGAGAACCACACGGCTCACCCGAGCTTCGAGCCCCTGTCAGACCTGCAGGTCCAGTTCAACAATGTGGCTGCAGTCATTGTCTTCTTCTCCTGGGTCAAG CTCTTTAAGTTCATCAACTTCAATAAGACCATGAGTCAGCTGTCCAGCACCATGTCCCGCTGTGCCAAAGACCTGGTGGGGTTCACCATCATGTTCTTCATCATCTTCCTGGCGTATGCTCAGCTGGCCTACCTGGTGTTTGGAACCCAAGTCAACGACTTCAGCACTTTCCAGGCCAGCAT tTTCACTCAGTTCAGGATCATCCTCGGGGACTTTGAGTTCTCTGAGATTGAGGAGGCG ACCCGGTGCTTCGGACCGATCTACTTCACCACCTTtgtcttctttattttcttcatccTCATG AACATGTTCCTGGCGATCATCAATGACACGTACTCTGAGGTGAAGGCTGACATGTCCCAGCAGAGGTCTGACATGGAGATGACCGACCTCATTAAGAAA GGTTGTAACAAAGCTCTGATGAAGCTGAGACTGAAGAAGACGGCGGTGGACGACATCTCCGACAGTTTACGTCAGGCCGGAGGCAAACTGAACTTTGATGAACTCCGTCAGGATCTCAAAGG AAAGGGCCACACAGACGCTGAGATTCAGGCCATCTTTGCCAAGTACGATCAGGATGGAGACCAGGAGCTGACGGAGCACGAACACCAGCAGATGAGAGACGacctggagaaagagaga GAGGACTTGGATCTGGAACGTAATTCGCTGACTCGACCCAGCAGTGGGCGGAGCTTCCCTCGTACGCAGGACGACTCGGAGGAGGACGACGATGAGGACAGCGGCCACAGCTCCCGTCGCCGTGGCAGCAGCTCAGGAGGCGTCTCCTATGAGGAGTTTCAAGT gCTGGTGAGGCGTGTGGACCGGATGGAGCACTCCATCGGCAGCATCGTGTCCAAGATCGACGCTGTGATCGTGAAGCTGGAGGCCATGGAGAGAGTGAAACTGAAGAGGAGAG